A section of the Apodemus sylvaticus chromosome Y unlocalized genomic scaffold, mApoSyl1.1 SUPER_Y_unloc_2, whole genome shotgun sequence genome encodes:
- the LOC127676087 gene encoding ubiquitin-like modifier-activating enzyme 1 Y has protein sequence PYTFSICDTSSFSEYIRGGIVSQVKVSQKISFKPLLASLAEPEFVVTDFAKCCRPAQLHIGFQALHQFCTQHGRPPRPHNEEDATEMVTLAQAVNAQALPAVQQDSLDIDLIRKLAYVAAGDLAPMNAFIGGLAAQEVMKACSGKFMPIRQWLYFDALECLPEHRVPFMEDKCLPRQNRYDGQVAVFGSDLQEKLGKQKYFLVGAGAIGCELLKNFAMIGLGCGEDGEITVTDMDTIEKSNLNRQFLFRPWDVTKLKSETAAAAVRDINPHIRVFSHQNRVGPETEHVYDDDFFQNLDGVANALDNVDARLYVDRRCVYYRKPLLESGTLGTKGNVQVVVPFLTESYSSSQDPPEKSIPICTLKNFPNAIEHTLQWARDEFEGLFKQSAENVNQYLTDPKFMERTLQLAGTQPLEVLEAIQCSLVLQRPQTWADCVTWAYQHWHTQYSHNIQQLLHNFPPDQLTSSGALFWSGPKRCPHPLTFDTNNPLHLDYVMAAANLFAQTYGLGGSQDCASVAKVLQSLPVPKFSPKSGIKIHVSEQELQSTSATVDDSHLEELKTSLPTPDKLLGFKMYPIDFEKDDDSNFHMDFIVAASNLRAENYDISPADRHKSKLIAGKIIPAIATTTSAVVGLVCLELYKVVQGHQQLESYKNSFINLALPFFSLSTPLAPACHQYYDQEWTLWDRFDVQGLQPSGEEMTLKQFLDYFKTEHKLEITMLSQGVSMLYSFFMPATKLKERLDQPMTEIVSRVSKRKLGHHVKSLVFELCCNNESGDDIEVPYVRYIIR, from the exons GTCCCTATACCTTTAGTATCTGTGATACCTCCAGCTTCTCTGAGTACATCCGTGGAGGCATTGTCAGTCAAGTGAAAGTATCTCAGAAGATCAGTTTT AAACCCTTACTCGCTTCGCTGGCCGAGCCAGAGTTTGTGGTAACAGATTTTGCTAAGTGCTGTCGTCCTGCTCAGCTCCACATTGGCTTCCAGGCCCTACATCAGTTCTGTACTCAGCATGGAAGGCCTCCTCGGCCCCATAATGAG GAGGATGCTACAGAAATGGTGACCTTAGCACAAGCTGTGAATGCTCAAGCATTGCCAGCAGTTCAGCAGGATAGCCTGGACATAGACCTCATCCGGAAGTTGGCCTATGTAGCAGCTGGGGATCTGGCACCCATGAATGCCTTCATTGGTGGTTTGGCTGCCCAAGAGGTCATGAAG GCTTGTTCTGGAAAGTTTATGCCCATTAGGCAGTGGCTGTACTTTGATGCCCTTGAATGTCTCCCGGAGCACAGAGTGCCCTTCATGGAAGATAAGTGCCTGCCG CGCCAGAACCGTTACGATGGGCAGGTAGCTGTATTTGGATCAGACCTACAAGAGAAGCTTGGCAAGCAGAAGTACTTCCTG GTAGGTGCAGGTGCCATTGGCTGTGAGCTGCTCAAGAACTTTGCCATGATTGGCCTTGGCTGTGGGGAGGACGGAGAAATCACAGTTACAGACATGGACACCATTGAGAAGTCAAACCTGAACAGACAGTTTCTCTTCCGTCCCTGGGACGTCACA AAATTAAAGTCTGAGACTGCTGCTGCAGCAGTGCGtgacataaatccacacatcaGGGTATTCAGCCACCAGAATCGAGTAGGCCCTGAGACAGAACACGTCTATGATGATGACTTCTTCCAAAACTTGGATGGTGTGGCCAATGCCCTAGACAATGTGGATGCTC GATTATACGTGGACCGCCGTTGTGTTTACTATCGTAAGCCTCTGCTGGAATCAGGCACTCTGGGCACCAAGGGCAACGTGCAGGTGGTTGTTCCCTTCTTGACAGAATCTTACAGCTCAAGCCAGGACCCACCTGAGAAATCCATCCCCATCTGCACACTGAAGAACTTCCCTAATGCCATTGAACACACCCTGCAG TGGGCTCGGGATGAGTTTGAAGGTCTCTTCAAGCAGTCAGCGGAAAACGTTAACCAATACCTCAC GGACCCCAAGTTCATGGAGCGGACACTGCAGCTAGCAGGCACCCAGCCTTTGGAAGTACTGGAGGCTATACAGTGCAGCCTGGTCCTGCAGAGGCCACAGACTTGGGCCGACTGTGTGACGTGGGCCTACCAGCACTGGCACACCCAGTATTCTCACAACATCCAGCAGTTGCTGCACAACTTCCCTCCAGACCAG CTTACGAGCTCTGGAGCACTCTTTTGGTCAGGACCAAAACGCTGTCCACATCCGCTCACCTTTGACACAAACAAT CCCCTGCATCTGGATTATGTGATGGCTGCTGCCAACCTGTTTGCTCAGACATACGGACTAGGAGGGTCCCAGGACTGTGCCTCTGTGGCCAAAGTCCTGCAGTCTCTGCCGGTCCCCAAGTTTTCTCCCAAGTCTGGCATCAAGATCCATGTTTCTGAGCAGGAGCTGCAGAGTACCAGTGCCACCGTCG ATGACAGCCACCTGGAGGAACTCAAGACTTCACTTCCTACTCCAGACAAGCTGCTTGGATTCAAGATGTACCCCATTGACTTTGAGAAG gatgatgaCAGCAACTTTCACATGGATTTCATTGTGGCTGCATCCAACCTACGAGCTGAAAACTATGACATCTCCCCTGCAGACCGGCATAAG AGCAAACTGATTGCAGGCAAGATCATCCCAGCCATTGCAACCACCACATCAGCTGTAGTTGGCCTTGTGTGTCTGGAGCTGTACAAGGTGGTTCAGGGCCACCAACAACTGGAGTCTTACAAAAACAGTTTTATCAACTTGGCTCTGCCTTTCTTTAGCCTCTCTACACCTCTGGCTCCAGCGTGTCACCAG TACTATGATCAAGAGTGGACATTGTGGGATCGTTTTGATGTGCAGGGACTGCAACCTAGTGGTGAGGAGATGACCCTCAAGCAGTTTCTAGACTACTTTAAG ACAGAGCACAAACTGGAAATCACCATGCTGTCCCAGGGTGTGTCCATGCTGTATTCCTTCTTTATGCCAGCCACCAAGCTCAAGGAACGGTTGGATCAGCC GATGACAGAGATCGTGAGCCGTGTGTCAAAGCGAAAACTGGGCCATCATGTGAAGTCCCTTGTGTTTGAGCTGTGCTGCAACAATGAGAGTGGAGACGACATCGAGGTTCCTTATGTACGATACATCATCCGCTGA